One stretch of Candidatus Effluviviaceae Genus I sp. DNA includes these proteins:
- the eutM gene encoding ethanolamine utilization microcompartment protein EutM: MGEALGMIETRGFIGMVEASDAMVKAAKVTLVGYEKVGGGYVTAIVRGDVAAVRAAVDAGTAAASKVGELISTHVIPRPHANLEDVLPIGKTVAAKSK; this comes from the coding sequence ATGGGCGAGGCCCTGGGGATGATCGAGACGAGGGGCTTCATCGGCATGGTCGAAGCCTCTGACGCGATGGTCAAGGCCGCGAAGGTGACCCTCGTCGGCTACGAGAAGGTCGGTGGCGGGTACGTCACCGCCATCGTGCGCGGCGACGTCGCGGCGGTCAGGGCCGCGGTGGACGCCGGCACGGCGGCCGCGAGCAAGGTGGGCGAGCTCATCTCGACGCACGTGATCCCGAGGCCTCACGCGAACCTCGAGGACGTCCTGCCCATCGGGAAGACCGTCGCGGCGAAGTCGAAGTAG
- a CDS encoding EutN/CcmL family microcompartment protein encodes MNIGRVAGTVVSTRKDEKLTGAKLQVVRQIDLDGKETGAFVVAVDAVGAGAGEVVLYASGSSARLTAVTRDRPADAVIMAIVDCIEVGGRVVYEKP; translated from the coding sequence ATGAACATCGGCAGGGTGGCGGGGACCGTCGTGTCCACGCGCAAGGACGAGAAGCTCACCGGGGCGAAGCTGCAGGTCGTCCGGCAGATCGATCTCGACGGCAAGGAGACCGGCGCCTTCGTGGTCGCCGTGGACGCCGTGGGCGCCGGCGCGGGCGAGGTGGTCCTCTACGCGAGCGGCAGCTCCGCGCGACTGACGGCCGTCACCAGGGACCGTCCCGCCGACGCGGTCATCATGGCCATCGTGGACTGCATCGAGGTCGGCGGCAGGGTCGTCTACGAGAAGCCCTAG
- a CDS encoding aldehyde dehydrogenase EutE, with protein MATRDPSVKSIVASALGDGRVGRTTDAPPPFDGRGVLMDTASAVAAAATGFREFSEVGLEKRRAIIEAMRRAALERVAAISRMAVEETGLGRVDDKVRKNALAATRTPGVEDLEPVAFSGDHGLTLVERAPYGVIGAITPSTNPTETVISNGISMVAGGNAVVFSPHPAARVVTLTVIDLLNRAIAEAGGPRALLFSVSAPSVAAAQELMAHPGVRLLVVTGGPAVVRAAMHSGKKVIAAGPGNPPVVVDETADIGRAARDIVAGAGLDNNIVCIAEKEIIAVRRIAADLKAALATAGAYELRGQAIERITRLVVRTDAGPGRPSEIAREFVGRDAAVILGAAGISCPPDARIAFFETDASHPLFWTEQMMPVIPLVAVDTADEAIDLAREAEGRCGHTAVMHSTCVTNLSRMAKTMNVSIFVKNGPSYAGLGFGGEGFTSFTIASPTGEGITSARTFTRERRCTLVDSFRIV; from the coding sequence GTGGCCACACGGGATCCTTCGGTGAAGAGCATCGTCGCCTCGGCCCTCGGCGACGGCCGTGTCGGTCGGACCACCGATGCGCCGCCGCCCTTCGATGGCCGCGGCGTGCTGATGGACACCGCCTCCGCCGTCGCGGCGGCCGCGACCGGCTTCAGGGAGTTCTCGGAGGTCGGCCTCGAGAAGCGCAGGGCGATCATCGAGGCGATGCGCCGCGCCGCCCTCGAGCGGGTCGCGGCGATCTCGCGCATGGCGGTCGAGGAGACGGGCCTGGGCCGCGTCGACGACAAGGTCCGCAAGAACGCGCTCGCCGCCACGAGAACGCCCGGCGTGGAGGACCTTGAGCCGGTCGCCTTCTCGGGCGACCACGGGCTCACGCTCGTGGAGCGGGCGCCCTACGGGGTCATCGGCGCCATCACGCCCTCCACGAACCCCACCGAGACGGTCATCAGCAACGGGATCTCCATGGTCGCGGGTGGGAACGCGGTGGTGTTCAGTCCGCACCCCGCGGCGCGCGTCGTGACGCTCACCGTCATCGACCTCCTGAACCGCGCCATCGCGGAGGCGGGCGGGCCCCGGGCGCTCCTGTTCTCCGTCTCGGCGCCCTCGGTCGCCGCGGCCCAGGAGCTCATGGCCCACCCGGGGGTCCGCCTGCTGGTCGTCACGGGTGGTCCCGCGGTCGTGCGCGCGGCGATGCACTCCGGCAAGAAGGTCATCGCCGCCGGCCCGGGCAATCCGCCCGTCGTCGTGGACGAGACGGCCGACATCGGGAGGGCCGCGCGCGACATCGTCGCGGGCGCCGGGCTCGACAACAACATCGTGTGCATCGCGGAGAAGGAGATCATCGCCGTCCGGAGGATCGCGGCCGACCTCAAGGCAGCGCTTGCGACCGCGGGCGCCTACGAGCTTCGTGGCCAGGCGATCGAACGGATCACGAGGCTCGTGGTCCGCACGGACGCCGGCCCCGGCAGGCCCTCGGAGATCGCGCGGGAGTTCGTGGGCAGGGACGCCGCGGTCATCCTCGGCGCCGCCGGGATCTCCTGTCCCCCGGACGCGCGCATCGCGTTCTTCGAGACCGACGCGTCGCATCCGCTCTTCTGGACCGAGCAGATGATGCCCGTCATCCCCCTCGTCGCGGTGGACACGGCCGACGAGGCGATCGATCTCGCGCGGGAGGCCGAGGGCCGCTGCGGGCACACGGCCGTCATGCACTCGACGTGCGTCACGAACCTCTCGCGCATGGCGAAGACCATGAACGTGTCCATCTTCGTGAAGAACGGGCCGTCCTACGCCGGGCTGGGCTTCGGCGGCGAGGGGTTCACGAGCTTCACGATCGCGAGCCCGACGGGCGAGGGGATCACGTCGGCCAGGACGTTCACCCGCGAGCGGCGGTGCACGCTCGTCGACTCCTTCCGCATCGTGTGA